One window of the Sciurus carolinensis unplaced genomic scaffold, mSciCar1.2, whole genome shotgun sequence genome contains the following:
- the LOC124975032 gene encoding olfactory receptor 8K5-like: MGQQNQTLLTEFILTGVSRRPELQLPLFGVFLIIYTVTVVGNLGMITLTKLDSHLHVPMYFFIRHLAFIDLGDSTVIYPKMMVNFVVDQNTISYNACATQLAFFLVFIISEFFILSAMAYDCYVAICNPLLYNVTMSQRLCRVLVAIPYLYSTFQALLFTIKIFTLNFCGSNVISHFYCDDVPLLPMLCSDAQEIQLLIILFTAFNLISSLLVVLASYILILLAICRMHSAESRKKAFSTCGSHLTVVVVFYGSLFFMYLQPKPTHSFETDKIASVFYTLVIPMLNPLIYSLRNKEVKNAFHRVFKNQCKHCV; the protein is encoded by the coding sequence ATGGGCCAACAGAACCAAACCCTGCTGACTGAgttcattctgactggagtctcAAGGCGgcctgagctgcagcttccccTCTTTGGGGTCTTCCTCATCATCTACACAGTCACAGTGGTGGGCAACCTGGGAATGATCACTCTGACCAAGCTGGACTCCCACCTGCACGtgcctatgtatttttttatcagGCATCTGGCTTTCATTGACCTTGGAGATTCCACTGTCATTTATCCCAAGATGATGGTGAATTTTGTTGTGGATCAAAATACCATTTCTTATAATGCATGTGCTACACAGTTGGCATTCTTCCTTGTGTTCATTATCAgtgagtttttcattttgtctgctatggcctatgactgctatgtggccatctgcaaccctcTGCTCTACAATGTTACCATGTCTCAGAGACTCTGTCGTGTGCTGGTGGCCATTCCATACCTCTACAGCACCTTTCAGGCTCTCTTGTTCACTATTAAGATATTTACATTGAACTTCTGTGGCTCTAATGTCATCAGTCATTTCTACTGTGACGATGTTCCTTTGTTACCTATGCTCTGCTCAGATGCACAGGAAATACAATTGTTGATCATACTATTTACAGCATTTAACTTGATCTCCTCCCTCCTAGTTGTCTTAGCATCCTATATTCTGATTCTGCTTGCTATATGTAGAATGCATTCTGCAGAAAGCAGGAAAAAGGCTTTCTCCACATGTGGGTCTCATCTGACAGTGGTGGTGGTGTTCTATGGGTCTCTCTTTTTTATGTACTTGCAACCTAAGCCCACTCACTCCTTTGAGACTGACAAAATAGCCTCTGTGTTTTACACTTTAGTGATCCCCATGCTTAATCCCTTGATCTACAGCTTAAGgaacaaagaggtaaaaaatgCCTTCCACAGGGTCTTTAAGAATCAATGCAAGCATTGCGTTTAA